One part of the Archangium lipolyticum genome encodes these proteins:
- a CDS encoding tRNA-uridine aminocarboxypropyltransferase, producing MRSLCLRCLRPQVTCYCAQVPQVESRTRVVFLQHPRERRVAIGTARMAHLALPNSELYVGVDFSGHSRLEELAARPERVAVLFPGEEAIPLEEAREQPPETLIVVDGTWPLARKVVKTNPLLAGLPRIGFVPRRPSNYRIRAEPADHCVSTIEAVVEVLGALEGEQERFDSMLRAFNYMVDTQLDRQATRTEPPRRRIYKSAWQPPSELRAISEDFEHLVLLYAEANAHPSGEGIPAELVHLVAMRPSTGERFEAVLAPRQPLARSTPLHVELPEETLLAGEPLEAGLARFQAFLRPGDKFAVWTTFALDLLRRDGFPVPDAVNVRLSCARALKHKSGGVEQGAALLGAPLPEPWAPGRAGRRIAALEAVVRALDERGRATEPPSRNRPAA from the coding sequence GTGCGTTCCCTCTGTCTCCGCTGCCTTCGTCCCCAGGTCACCTGCTACTGCGCGCAAGTGCCCCAGGTGGAGTCGCGCACGCGGGTCGTCTTCCTTCAGCATCCCCGGGAGCGTCGGGTGGCCATCGGCACGGCCCGCATGGCGCACCTGGCGCTGCCCAACTCCGAGCTCTACGTCGGCGTGGACTTCTCCGGCCATTCACGGCTCGAGGAGCTGGCCGCCCGCCCCGAGCGCGTCGCCGTCCTCTTCCCGGGTGAGGAGGCCATCCCGTTGGAGGAGGCGCGCGAGCAGCCCCCCGAGACGCTCATCGTGGTGGACGGCACCTGGCCGCTGGCGCGCAAGGTGGTGAAGACGAACCCGCTGCTGGCGGGGCTGCCGCGCATCGGCTTCGTGCCGCGCCGTCCGAGCAACTACCGCATCCGGGCCGAGCCGGCGGACCACTGCGTCTCCACGATCGAAGCGGTGGTGGAGGTGCTGGGGGCGCTCGAAGGAGAGCAGGAGCGCTTCGACAGCATGCTGCGCGCCTTCAACTACATGGTGGACACGCAGCTGGACCGCCAGGCGACGCGGACGGAGCCGCCGCGCCGGCGCATCTACAAGTCCGCGTGGCAGCCGCCGTCGGAGCTGCGTGCCATCTCCGAGGACTTCGAGCACCTCGTGCTGCTCTACGCCGAGGCCAACGCGCACCCGTCGGGGGAGGGCATTCCCGCCGAGCTGGTGCACCTGGTGGCGATGCGTCCCTCCACGGGAGAGCGCTTCGAGGCCGTGCTGGCGCCGCGTCAGCCGTTGGCGCGTAGCACGCCGCTGCACGTGGAGCTTCCGGAGGAGACGTTGCTGGCCGGAGAGCCGCTGGAGGCGGGCCTCGCGCGCTTCCAGGCCTTCCTGCGTCCGGGGGACAAGTTCGCGGTATGGACGACGTTCGCGTTGGATCTGCTGCGGCGCGACGGCTTCCCGGTGCCCGATGCGGTGAACGTGCGGCTCTCGTGCGCGAGGGCCCTCAAGCACAAGTCGGGAGGCGTGGAGCAGGGCGCGGCGCTGCTGGGGGCGCCCCTTCCGGAGCCCTGGGCGCCGGGACGTGCCGGACGGCGCATCGCGGCGCTGGAGGCGGTGGTGCGCGCCCTCGACGAGCGGGGCCGGGCCACCGAGCCCCCTTCGCGCAACCGGCCCGCGGCCTGA
- a CDS encoding aldo/keto reductase: MKLRRLGQSEIEISPIGLGCWQFSEGSGLAGGFWEALPADTVQEIVDASLRGGINWFDTAEAYGNGRSERALAAALTRLGKKPGDVVVATKWFPFPRFASHIGKTIGDRLSALSPFPIDLHQIHQPFSLATVKAQSNAMADLVQAGKIRTVGVSNFSEKRMRKAHAVLAARGVPLVSNQMQYSLLDRRIESNGVLAAAKELGITIIAYSPLAQGLLSGKFHEDPSLIRNRVGPRKFLPSFRAKGLERSRPLIEELRKIATAHGVTPSQVALNWLATFHGDTVVVIPGATKRRHAEENVGSMGFTLSQDELRRIDELSRQFR, from the coding sequence GTGAAGCTTCGCAGACTGGGACAGTCCGAGATCGAGATCTCCCCCATCGGCCTGGGGTGCTGGCAGTTCTCCGAGGGCTCCGGTCTGGCCGGCGGCTTCTGGGAAGCCCTTCCCGCCGACACCGTCCAGGAGATCGTCGACGCGTCCTTGCGCGGCGGCATCAACTGGTTCGACACCGCCGAGGCTTATGGAAATGGCCGCTCGGAGCGCGCGCTCGCCGCCGCCCTCACGCGCCTGGGCAAGAAGCCCGGGGACGTCGTCGTCGCCACGAAGTGGTTTCCCTTCCCACGCTTCGCCTCCCACATCGGCAAGACGATCGGCGATCGCCTCTCGGCGTTGAGCCCCTTCCCCATCGACCTGCATCAGATCCATCAGCCCTTCTCTCTCGCCACCGTCAAGGCCCAGTCCAATGCGATGGCCGACCTGGTCCAGGCGGGGAAGATCCGCACGGTGGGCGTCAGCAACTTCTCCGAGAAGCGGATGCGCAAGGCCCACGCCGTGCTCGCCGCGCGGGGCGTGCCGCTCGTCTCCAATCAGATGCAGTACAGCCTCCTGGACCGGCGCATCGAATCCAACGGGGTGCTCGCCGCCGCCAAGGAGCTGGGCATCACGATCATCGCGTACTCGCCGCTCGCCCAGGGCTTGCTGTCGGGCAAGTTCCACGAAGACCCCTCGCTCATCCGCAACCGCGTCGGCCCCCGCAAGTTCCTGCCGAGCTTCCGCGCCAAGGGGCTCGAGCGCAGCCGGCCTCTCATCGAGGAGCTCCGGAAGATCGCCACTGCCCACGGCGTCACTCCTTCGCAAGTAGCCCTCAACTGGCTGGCCACCTTCCATGGCGACACGGTGGTCGTCATCCCGGGCGCGACGAAGCGGCGCCACGCCGAGGAGAACGTCGGCTCCATGGGATTCACCCTGTCCCAGGACGAGCTGCGCCGCATCGACGAGCTGTCGCGGCAGTTCCGTTGA
- a CDS encoding response regulator: MSTVLLVDDEMDLLELYTDVLEVVGYQVIHAHDGLEALELARRHRPDLIVTDWMMPRLDGVELCKRLLQDPELKSIPIILHSTRRAPWIPGVRYVLSKTCPLEEFEEAVALAIDSTLEPPPEVVEATTHPW; encoded by the coding sequence GTGAGCACGGTACTCCTGGTCGATGACGAGATGGATCTGCTGGAGCTCTACACCGACGTGCTGGAAGTCGTGGGCTACCAGGTCATCCATGCGCACGATGGTCTGGAAGCCCTGGAGCTGGCCCGACGGCATCGGCCGGACCTGATCGTGACGGACTGGATGATGCCTCGCCTGGATGGAGTCGAGCTCTGCAAGCGCCTCCTGCAGGACCCGGAGCTCAAGTCCATTCCCATCATCCTGCACAGCACCCGGCGGGCCCCCTGGATTCCAGGCGTCCGCTACGTCCTCTCCAAGACCTGTCCTCTGGAGGAGTTCGAGGAAGCCGTGGCCCTGGCGATCGACAGCACCCTCGAGCCCCCTCCCGAAGTCGTGGAAGCAACCACGCACCCGTGGTGA
- a CDS encoding histidine phosphatase family protein: MLAPTHLIVIRHGETAWNRERRLQGQLDVPLNAHGEAQAAALGLALQSEPLDAIYSSDLSRALQTARALAAGRPFAVQTEPGLRERHYGEFQGLTQAEVSERYPEAFAAWQARVPYHAPKGGERLVDFHARVVDITLTLARRHPGGRIALVAHGGVLDCLYRAAQGMSLDAPRKHELRNAGINRLHSDGHRLTVTQWGDVAHLDARGLDEVDQRRVP, translated from the coding sequence GTGCTTGCCCCCACCCATCTGATCGTCATCCGTCACGGAGAGACCGCCTGGAATCGCGAGCGGCGGTTGCAGGGACAGCTCGATGTGCCTCTCAACGCACACGGCGAGGCCCAGGCGGCCGCACTGGGCCTGGCACTCCAGTCCGAGCCGCTCGATGCCATCTACTCGAGCGACCTCTCCCGGGCCCTCCAGACGGCGCGAGCCCTCGCGGCCGGGCGGCCGTTCGCCGTGCAGACCGAACCGGGACTGCGCGAGCGCCACTACGGTGAGTTCCAGGGACTGACCCAGGCCGAGGTCTCCGAGCGGTACCCGGAGGCATTCGCGGCGTGGCAGGCACGGGTGCCGTACCATGCGCCGAAGGGCGGCGAGCGGCTCGTCGACTTCCACGCCCGCGTGGTCGACATCACCCTGACGCTGGCGCGCCGCCACCCCGGCGGACGCATCGCCCTGGTCGCGCACGGCGGAGTGTTGGATTGCCTGTACCGGGCGGCGCAGGGCATGTCGCTCGATGCACCGCGCAAGCATGAGCTGCGCAACGCCGGCATCAACCGGCTCCACAGTGACGGCCACCGCCTCACCGTCACCCAATGGGGTGACGTGGCCCACCTCGACGCTCGCGGGCTCGACGAGGTGGACCAGCGGCGCGTGCCTTGA